Below is a window of Gemmatimonas sp. UBA7669 DNA.
GCGGCCAATCGGGTGTTCCGCTCGCGCGATCGTGGTGACAGTTGGGAAGCCATCAGCCCCGACCTCACGCAGAACGCGTCGCGTGACACCATCGAAACGATGGGACTCAAGGGCCGCGACATCCGCATTGCGCGCAACGATGGTATTTCGCAGTGGCCGGCCATTGTCACGCTGGCCGAGTCGCCGAAGCAGGCGGGCGTGTTCTACACGGGTACCGACGACGGCACGGTGAGTGTGTCGCGTGATGATGGCAAGACTTGGACCAACATCACGAAGAACCTGCCGGGCTTCCCGTCGGGCTTTGCCTATGTGAGCGAAGTGGTGCCGAGTCGCTTCGATGCGGGCACGGTGTATGTGACGGTGAACAACTACCGGCAGAACGACTACGCGCCGTACGTGTGGGTGAGCCGAGACTTCGGGGCCACGTTCACCAGTCTTGCCGGCGGATTGGGTGGGGAGACGGTGCGCACGCTGACCGAAGACACGCGCAACGCCGACGTGTTGTACGTGGGCACCGAGACGGGCATTTTCATCACGCTCGATCGTGGCAAGAGCTGGAAGCGCCTCAAGGCCAACTTCCCCACCGTGCGTGTGGACGAGCTCACCATTCATCCGCGCGACAACGCGCTGATTGTGGCCACGCATGGCCGCGCGCTGTGGATCCTCGATCATCTCGAGCCCATTCAGGAGTACGCGGCGGCGCAGAAGAAGTCGGCGAGCCTGTTCTCGCCGGGCATGACGCTGCAGTGGAAGGGCAAGGACGATCGCAACGACGAGTTCTGGGGCCATCAGTTCTTCACGGGCGAAAACCCGCCAACTGACGCCGTCATCCAGATGCACTTTGCCCAGGCCGTCAAGAATCCGATGTTGCGCATCAGTGATGCGTCGGGCGCGGTGGTACGTGAGCTGCGCATTCCCGATGCGAAGAATGCGGCAGGCATCCAGACCGTGTGCTGGGACCAGCGTGTGGAGCCGGTGCGTCCGGTTGCCGTTGCAGGACCGGGAGGTGGTGGTGGGTTCGGTGGTGGACCGGGCAATCAGGCGCGTCGCCCCATTCCCGGCTATCCGGTGCCGCTGCCGCCTGTGGGCTACGAAGCCGCCAATCCCTGCGCCGGCGCTGGCCCGGGCGGTGGTGGTGGATTCGGCGGCAACCAGAACAATGGGCCGCTGGTGCTGCCCGGCACGTACTCGGTGGCGCTCATGGTCGATGGCAAGGAAGTCGAACGCAAGGCACTCGAGATCGTGATGGATCCGCAGGTGCAGCTCACCGGTGCGGCGCGTGTGGCTTACAACACCGCGGCCATGACGTTGCACACGGCGCATGCCAACGGCGCGGCCGCGGCGGCCCCGCTGGCGGCGCTGCAGCAGCAGATGCGTACGGTCAGCGCGCAGGTGGACAGCAGCAGCCGACTCTCGGCCGAAGTGAAGGCGGAGTTCAAGGCGTTCCAGCGCGAGTTCGACGCGCTGCGGGCCAAGTTCGGTGTGGGCGCGCCGGCCGGCGGTCCTGGCGGTGGTGGTGGTTTTGCCGCCGCCGCGGCCGCGGCCAATCAGGCCAATGTGCTTGGCCGCGTTGCGCAGACCAAGAACAACCTGCTGGCGGTGTGGGAAGCGCCGAGCGACGCACTCACGCAGCAGGCCGCGGCCGCACAGCGTGATCTCGCTGCCGCGGTGGCAGAGGCGCAGGCCTTCATGCCGAAGGCGCGCGAGATGAGCGGCAAGCTCGCGGCGGGTGGCGTGACGATGACGGTGGGGAACTGACGCCGGTCGTCAGCCCACACTGATTTCGGCATGAAACATCAGGGCGGCATGCGCAGACTTGCGTGTGCCGCCCTGATGTCATACTTGGTCCATGGAAATGCCGCAGTCGGTGCCACGACATTCCCCGTACTGACGATTCAGCTCGGAAAGCGCCGCGCCAACTGCTCCAGTCGATCGTCCCCCGCCTGTTCAGTCTCCTTGAGCACCAGCTCGACGTGCGGACGCAGCGCGGGCTCGCCCCAGTAGTACCCGGTGGCACGCTCGGCGAGTTGTGTTTCGCCCACGCGGGCGGCTTCAAGCAGCGCACGCGCGGCCACGCGGTCGTAGTCGGGATCATCGCGTGGCGGGAGACCGTAGTTGCGACGCGGCATCTCGCCTTCGGCGTCGTCCCGCAGAAAGGCTCTCGACATGACAGTTCGTGGTGGGAGGGTGTCTGAAACAATCGAATGGACGTGACGTCCTGCCACAAGCGGAGGTACGGCAGATCGTCGTGCCACATCGCCCCTCCAGCCATGCCATGCGCATACACCGTTTGATTGTGCTCGCGCTACTCTGCGCGCCAGCCCTCGTCCATGCTCAGCCGACACGCCTGCCGCTGACCTCGCTCGATAAACTGCGGCCCGTGAATACGCAGCTCGACACGGTAGCCTTCAAGGGACAACGTGGCCTTCGTGCGACGCAGGCCGCGAATGGCCCGGATGGGCTGATTCACCTGGATGGCGTCACCTTCGCCAATGGCACGCTCGAGGTGGAGTTGGCCGGTGCGCCGGCAGCTGGGGCGGGAGAAGGCGCGCGTGGTTTTGTCGGTCTGGCGTTTCGCGTACAAGCGGCCTCAGGTGATGCGCCAGCGGTATACGACGCCTTCTACCTGCGACCAACGAATGGACGGGCACTGGACCAGGAGCGTCGCAATCACACGACGCAGTACATCTCCCATCCGGAGTGGACCTGGTCACGACTCCGCCGGGAGACGCCCTCGCGCTACGAGTCGTATGTCGACATGCTGCCCGATACCTGGACGCGAATCCGCATTGCGGTGCAGGGCGATACGGCGCGTCTTTTCGTGCACGGGCAGGAACAGCCGTCACTCATCGTCACCGACGTCAAGACCGGTGCCACCGGTCGCGGTGGCGTTGCCTTGTGGATCGGTCCCGGATCCGTGGCGCACTTTCGCAATCTGGTGGTGACGCCGCGGCCGTAAACCGGCGTTCTGCAACGGCACGTCGGTTAGCGTGAACCACCCATCACGAGCGCCAATAGCAGCACATGCTTGGCGGTGCGTACCATGGCCGGGATATCGGCGAACTCGCCTGGTTGACCACGAGCGCCTCCGCGTTCACCGCCAAGCCCGATGGCCAGCGTGCCGCCACCAATGGCCACATTGAGGTTGGCCGAACCCGCGTTGCCAAGCGTGGGCTGCAGACCAAGGTGACGTGCAATGGCCACCGAAGCCTGCACCAGTCGCGAGGTGTCGGCGCCGGCAATCTGGCCACCGGGTGTGCGGTTCACTGGCCGCATGGTGAGCGAGAGGCCGGTTTCTCTCGCGACATCATCCAGAATGCGTTGCACGGCGGACTCATTACGCGCGATGACGTCAGCGTCGAGGGACCGGATGTCCAGTGAGAACCATCCACTGTCCGGCTTGTGGTTGAACACCGCACCACTCTGCAGCATGGCAATGTTGAGGATGGTGCGCTGCGGATTGTTGCTGGCCGGAGGCTGCGGTAACGACAGAATGCGATCCACCGCGCGCCCGATGGCCTGATTCACATTGGGCACGCCCCCGTTGAGCGAGTGACCGGCCGGACCACGCGCCACCACCCGCCACCAGTGAATGCCCAGCGCACCGTAGGTGATGGATCGTCCATCGCCGAGAATGTCGACGAAGGCATCGGCGCGGTCGCGGTACTCGGCGTACAGCGCCTTCATGCCAAGGAGCCCGGTTTCTTCCTGCGCGACGGCGGCGAATACCAGATCGTGCGTGGGCTTCACACCACTTGCGATCAGTGCCTCGGCCGCCGCGAGCATGGCCTGCGTGGTGGCCGAGGTGTTGGTGCCCGGCCCGACCACACGCGTGCCCTCGACCCGTGGAGGTCGCCCCGCTGCACGCTGCAGCGCGGGAATGGACGCGAGGTCGTCGAGCGTGGACACAAATACGATGGCGCGTCCCGAGGTCCCGGGAATACGCCCGATGACGTTGGGTTGTGCATCGACGCGGACATCGGTGAGTCCGATGGCCCGCATACGCCGCGCGACCTCCGCAGCCCGCTGGTGCTCGGCGCCCGATGGGGACACGATGGCGCCGAGCGCCGCGAGTCCCTGTGCCATGGCGGGTGTCGAGGCGTCCAGCGCGGACAGCGCGCGCTGCACATCCGGTCGGGTCAGGATACCAGACAGGTCCACGGCGCCCGTTGATTTCTGCGCCGAGACATTCGCCGCGCTGAGCAGTTGCAGCGCTACGAACACATACCAGAGCGGGTGTCGAATCATCGGCCGGTTCCACACGTGGCGAGAGTGTTGCAGGCCGACGGGCGTTCTAGCGACTCCGCGTGCGGGCCCAAGGCATGGGGGCGGTCCCGAGCAGCGCCGCCTCCACCTGCTGCAATCGCGAAGCACGCGTTTCCGCGCGCTTCGCCGACTCAATGTAGTGTGAGAGACCGCGCTGCGTCCCGGGCGTCTGCTGTTCCCACGCCACGCGCAGTCGCTTCCCCCGCGCCAGACGGTCCGCCAACTCCACCGGCACATCCACGTCATCTTGTGCGATGACGCGGAACGCCACGTCGACGACATCACCCACCTGCAGGCCCGCCACCTTGAGCGGCGTTTTGGGCAACCAGCGCCCACGCGATGGTTGCCACGCGCCCTTGACGGGAACGCCGCCGACATCGGCCTCGATGCGCAGCCGCGGATGCTCCCGAAGTGGCAGCGTGTCGTGCAACGCTTCATCGAGCAGCACCACGGTGTAGCGCATGCTGCCCACGGCGTGTCGTGTGATGGCGGTCTCGAAACGATGGGTGAACCAGGACATGGCCAGAGTGGCTGGGGTGACGCGTGGGCACACCCCAGGCTAACGCCAAAGACTACGCCTGGCGTTTCGCAATCAGTTCGATCTCCACCCGCGCACCAAGCGGCAGGCCAGCCACCGCCACCGTGGTACGCGAGGGATACGGGGCCTCAAAGCGGGCCGCGTACGCGCGGTTCATGGCGGCAAAGTCGCCCATGTCCACGAGGTACACATTGCACTTGACCACGTCGTGCATGCTGAGTCCCGCCGACTCCACCACGGCCTGCAGGTTGTCGAAGCAGCGATGGGTCTGGGCCTCGACATCACCGTCGATCAGCGCACCGATGGCCGGATCGATGGGGGTCTGCCCCGAGCAATAGAGCAGGTCACCGGCCCAGTTGGCCTGCGCGTAGGGGCCGATGGCTTTGGGGGCAGCGTCGGAGTGTGTGGTCTGGCGGGGCATGACAGTGTGGGTGTGGGGTGACGGACGGCGCCAAAAGGCGCTAAGAATTGGGGACCAGGCGAAGATAGCGCCTCGCGCGACCGATATTCCCAGCCGATGGCCCAAGCCGACGCCCTACCTGCCAACTCCTCCACGCCGTCCACCACCCAGAATGGGGACGTGGATCCGCTGCGTACTCGACTGTCCCGGATTCTCGAGGGCAGTGACTTTCCGGCACTCTCCAGGCAGATCATCGATACGCTGGGCGCCATGGATGACGACGCGGCCTCGCTGCAGCGTCTGGCCAACGTGGTGCTTCGGGAATACAGCCTCACGCTCAGCGTGGTCCGCACCGCCAACAGTGTGCACTACCGGCGCGGCGCGCGGCCCATTCAGAGCGCGACGCATGCCATGATGATGCTGGGGGCCCGCACGGTGCGGCAGTTGGCCGGCAGTCTGCTGCTCTTCGAGAACTACGCGCGCAAGTCGCCCGAGCTCAAGGAGCTGATGCTGCTGTCGCTGCTTACGGCCAATCACGCGCGGGCGACGGCCCTGCGCATGCAGCTGCAGGACCCGGAAGAGGCGCATCTCTGCGGCATGTTTCGCAATCTGGGTGAGGTCATCATTGCGGCGCACTTTCCGGAGGACTACCGGCAGGTGAAGACGCTCATGACTGACGGGGGCCTGAACGAGGCGGCGGCCACCAAACGTGTGCTGGGCTTTCAGTTCAACGACATGGGTGTGGAGGTCTCACGCCACTGGGGCATGCCGGACTCGGTGGTGCAGGGCATTCGCGCGCGCGCCACGGCCTCGGCGTCCATGCAGGCGGCCATCACGGCGTTCAGTCACGATCTCACGCAGGCGCTCTACAAGACCGAGTTGTCGCCAACCGAACTGGCGCAGGCTGTGGAGAGTGTGGTGGAGCAGCATGGCGCGAAAGTGAAGATGTCGCGCGAGCAGATTGGTGGCGTGGTGACCGATGCGCTGGAGGAAACACGCGAATTGTTTGTCAACCCGGCCATTGCCACCGATCGTCTGCGCTTTCGGCAACTCGCCGGCGCCGCTCGCAGTGCGCTGGGCGACAGCATCACCGCGTCCACCGGTGAGCCCGGCGAGTCGGATGTGGCGGAGCGCGAAATTGCACTCAGGCCCACGCTGCGGCAGGAGCTGGAGGACCTGGTGAATCCGGCGTCAGGTGCGGCGATTGGCGCCGTCCTCCTGCAGGCGCTGGAGGTCATCATGCGCGGCGGGCCGTTTGCGCACGTGCTCGCGTGCTTCTACAGCACCGACCGGTTGCAGCTTGCGGCGCGCACCGGTCTCGGGGAAGGCGCCGATGCGCTCATTGACCAGTTCAACTTCCCCGTGTCGGTGCGAGGTGGCGCGGTGGTGACCCTCACGCAGCAGCGTCAGCCGGTTTATCTGCCGGCAGATCGCGCCATGACGACGGCCGAGCAGCGCTGGGCCCAGACGCACGGGCTCGCGCAGTTCGGCGTGTTTCCGCTGATCGTGCTGGGCAAGGTGGTGGGATGTCTGTATGTCGATCGAGCCAGCGATGCGCCGCTGCCTGATCGCGCCACGGTGCGCTTTGTGAAGTCGGTGGCGGACCTGGTGGTGGACGCCATCGGGCGGCGGCGGAACGGCTGACGCGCTGCCTGGCAACGCGCGCGCTCACCGCTTGCGGAAGAACCGCGCCGCCAGCACGCCACCCACGAAGCCGCCGAGGTGGGCCTGCCAAC
It encodes the following:
- a CDS encoding HDOD domain-containing protein, encoding MAQADALPANSSTPSTTQNGDVDPLRTRLSRILEGSDFPALSRQIIDTLGAMDDDAASLQRLANVVLREYSLTLSVVRTANSVHYRRGARPIQSATHAMMMLGARTVRQLAGSLLLFENYARKSPELKELMLLSLLTANHARATALRMQLQDPEEAHLCGMFRNLGEVIIAAHFPEDYRQVKTLMTDGGLNEAAATKRVLGFQFNDMGVEVSRHWGMPDSVVQGIRARATASASMQAAITAFSHDLTQALYKTELSPTELAQAVESVVEQHGAKVKMSREQIGGVVTDALEETRELFVNPAIATDRLRFRQLAGAARSALGDSITASTGEPGESDVAEREIALRPTLRQELEDLVNPASGAAIGAVLLQALEVIMRGGPFAHVLACFYSTDRLQLAARTGLGEGADALIDQFNFPVSVRGGAVVTLTQQRQPVYLPADRAMTTAEQRWAQTHGLAQFGVFPLIVLGKVVGCLYVDRASDAPLPDRATVRFVKSVADLVVDAIGRRRNG
- a CDS encoding YdeI/OmpD-associated family protein, with protein sequence MSWFTHRFETAITRHAVGSMRYTVVLLDEALHDTLPLREHPRLRIEADVGGVPVKGAWQPSRGRWLPKTPLKVAGLQVGDVVDVAFRVIAQDDVDVPVELADRLARGKRLRVAWEQQTPGTQRGLSHYIESAKRAETRASRLQQVEAALLGTAPMPWARTRSR
- a CDS encoding Rid family detoxifying hydrolase, whose protein sequence is MPRQTTHSDAAPKAIGPYAQANWAGDLLYCSGQTPIDPAIGALIDGDVEAQTHRCFDNLQAVVESAGLSMHDVVKCNVYLVDMGDFAAMNRAYAARFEAPYPSRTTVAVAGLPLGARVEIELIAKRQA
- a CDS encoding M20/M25/M40 family metallo-hydrolase; amino-acid sequence: MIRHPLWYVFVALQLLSAANVSAQKSTGAVDLSGILTRPDVQRALSALDASTPAMAQGLAALGAIVSPSGAEHQRAAEVARRMRAIGLTDVRVDAQPNVIGRIPGTSGRAIVFVSTLDDLASIPALQRAAGRPPRVEGTRVVGPGTNTSATTQAMLAAAEALIASGVKPTHDLVFAAVAQEETGLLGMKALYAEYRDRADAFVDILGDGRSITYGALGIHWWRVVARGPAGHSLNGGVPNVNQAIGRAVDRILSLPQPPASNNPQRTILNIAMLQSGAVFNHKPDSGWFSLDIRSLDADVIARNESAVQRILDDVARETGLSLTMRPVNRTPGGQIAGADTSRLVQASVAIARHLGLQPTLGNAGSANLNVAIGGGTLAIGLGGERGGARGQPGEFADIPAMVRTAKHVLLLALVMGGSR
- a CDS encoding WD40/YVTN/BNR-like repeat-containing protein, which codes for MYRSLDGGATWSKMSSTNPRPMYFSQLRVDPVNPDRVYLGGVGLHLSVDGGRTFETDAALVTHDDVHAIWINPKNPDHVLTGNDGGLAVSYDLARTWQFIPNLPVGLFYHVSYDMELPFNVCGGMQDNYDWCGPSASRHSRGIFNYDWFQILGGDGFVAIPDLRDSRIIYTESQDGNMVRRNKVTGESRQIRPTPLNVTNATRGEAYRFHWDAPLMLSPNDPGVLLAAANRVFRSRDRGDSWEAISPDLTQNASRDTIETMGLKGRDIRIARNDGISQWPAIVTLAESPKQAGVFYTGTDDGTVSVSRDDGKTWTNITKNLPGFPSGFAYVSEVVPSRFDAGTVYVTVNNYRQNDYAPYVWVSRDFGATFTSLAGGLGGETVRTLTEDTRNADVLYVGTETGIFITLDRGKSWKRLKANFPTVRVDELTIHPRDNALIVATHGRALWILDHLEPIQEYAAAQKKSASLFSPGMTLQWKGKDDRNDEFWGHQFFTGENPPTDAVIQMHFAQAVKNPMLRISDASGAVVRELRIPDAKNAAGIQTVCWDQRVEPVRPVAVAGPGGGGGFGGGPGNQARRPIPGYPVPLPPVGYEAANPCAGAGPGGGGGFGGNQNNGPLVLPGTYSVALMVDGKEVERKALEIVMDPQVQLTGAARVAYNTAAMTLHTAHANGAAAAAPLAALQQQMRTVSAQVDSSSRLSAEVKAEFKAFQREFDALRAKFGVGAPAGGPGGGGGFAAAAAAANQANVLGRVAQTKNNLLAVWEAPSDALTQQAAAAQRDLAAAVAEAQAFMPKAREMSGKLAAGGVTMTVGN